The following coding sequences are from one Halorubrum sp. BOL3-1 window:
- the thrS gene encoding threonine--tRNA ligase: protein MPVVRLRHSMSETDAEADDEAEVTVVLPDGSELTVPAGSTVEDVAFEIGPGLGRDTVAGKIDGELVEKHAEVRDGARIEIVTDQSDEYLTVLRHSAAHVFAQALQRLHPEATLTIGPPTDDGFYYDVTDVDIDEDDLAEVEAEMDEIIAADYDIEREVRSREEATEIYADNEYKRQILDEEADDEEVTFYVQDGWRDLCRGPHAESTGEIGAATLLEVSAAYWRGDEENDSLTRVYGTAFATESDLDEYLELREQAQERDHRKIGQEMNLFSIPTVTGPGLPLYHPPGKTVLRELSNFANELNRDHGYEEVETPHVFRTELWKQSGHYENYKDDMFLLDVNDEEYGLKPMNCPGHATIFDQQSWSYRDLPKRYFENGKVYRKEQRGELSGLSRVWSFTIDDGHLFVRPDQIRQEIESVIEMIFEVVETLDLEVEVALATRPDKSVGSDEIWESAEEQLRDVLDSGGYDYDVEPGDGAFYGPKIDFGFEDALGRVWDGPTVQLDFNMPERFDLSYTGEDNEDHEPVMIHRALYGSYERFFMVLIEHFDGNFPLWLAPEQVRILPVSDETLGYAHRVKNALEDEGFRVEVEDRDWTVGRKIRAGHDDRLPYMVIVGDDEREAGTVSVRDRFENQRGDVDLDAFVDHLVDERDAKRTEPDFVDAE, encoded by the coding sequence ATGCCGGTCGTCCGGCTCCGACACAGTATGAGCGAGACCGATGCGGAGGCCGACGACGAGGCCGAGGTGACGGTCGTCCTGCCGGACGGATCAGAGCTGACCGTTCCGGCGGGGTCGACAGTCGAGGATGTCGCCTTCGAGATCGGCCCCGGGCTCGGTCGCGACACCGTCGCGGGGAAGATCGACGGCGAACTCGTCGAGAAGCACGCCGAGGTCCGCGACGGCGCGCGGATCGAGATAGTCACCGACCAGTCCGACGAGTACCTCACGGTGTTGCGCCACTCCGCGGCCCACGTGTTCGCGCAGGCGCTCCAGCGGCTCCACCCGGAGGCGACGCTGACGATCGGCCCGCCGACCGACGACGGGTTCTACTACGACGTCACCGACGTCGACATCGACGAGGACGATCTGGCCGAGGTCGAAGCCGAGATGGACGAGATCATCGCGGCCGACTACGACATCGAACGCGAGGTCCGGTCCCGCGAGGAGGCGACGGAGATCTACGCCGACAACGAGTACAAGCGACAGATCCTAGACGAGGAGGCCGACGACGAGGAGGTCACCTTCTACGTCCAGGACGGCTGGCGGGACCTCTGTCGGGGACCGCACGCCGAGTCGACGGGTGAGATCGGCGCCGCGACCCTTCTGGAGGTGTCGGCCGCCTACTGGCGCGGCGACGAGGAGAACGACTCGCTGACGCGCGTGTACGGCACCGCGTTCGCGACCGAGTCTGACCTGGACGAGTACCTCGAGCTGCGCGAGCAGGCCCAGGAGCGCGACCACCGGAAGATCGGCCAGGAGATGAACCTGTTTTCGATCCCGACGGTGACCGGTCCCGGGCTCCCGCTGTATCACCCGCCGGGGAAGACGGTGCTCCGCGAGCTGTCGAACTTCGCGAACGAACTCAACCGCGACCACGGCTACGAGGAGGTCGAGACGCCGCACGTGTTCCGGACGGAGCTGTGGAAGCAGTCGGGCCACTACGAGAACTACAAAGACGACATGTTCCTCCTCGACGTCAACGACGAGGAGTACGGCCTGAAGCCGATGAACTGTCCGGGCCACGCGACCATCTTCGACCAGCAGTCGTGGTCGTACCGCGACCTCCCCAAGCGCTACTTCGAGAACGGGAAGGTGTACCGGAAAGAGCAGCGGGGAGAGCTGTCGGGCCTCTCGCGCGTCTGGTCGTTCACCATCGACGACGGTCACCTGTTCGTCCGCCCCGACCAGATCCGCCAGGAGATCGAATCGGTGATCGAGATGATCTTCGAGGTCGTCGAGACGCTCGATCTGGAGGTCGAGGTCGCGCTCGCCACCCGCCCCGACAAGTCGGTCGGGAGCGACGAGATCTGGGAGTCCGCCGAGGAGCAGCTCCGCGACGTGCTCGACTCGGGCGGCTACGACTACGACGTCGAGCCGGGCGACGGCGCCTTCTACGGCCCGAAGATCGACTTCGGCTTCGAGGACGCGCTGGGCCGGGTCTGGGACGGCCCGACGGTCCAGCTCGACTTCAACATGCCCGAGCGGTTCGACCTGAGCTACACGGGCGAGGACAACGAGGACCACGAGCCGGTGATGATCCACCGCGCGCTGTACGGCAGCTACGAGCGCTTCTTCATGGTCCTGATCGAGCACTTCGACGGCAACTTCCCGCTGTGGCTCGCGCCCGAGCAGGTCCGGATCCTCCCCGTCTCCGACGAGACGCTCGGCTACGCTCACCGCGTGAAGAACGCCCTCGAAGACGAGGGGTTCCGCGTCGAGGTCGAGGACCGCGACTGGACGGTCGGCCGCAAGATCCGCGCGGGCCACGACGACCGGCTCCCGTACATGGTGATCGTCGGCGACGACGAGCGGGAGGCGGGCACCGTCTCGGTCCGCGACCGCTTCGAGAACCAGCGCGGCGACGTCGACCTCGACGCGTTCGTCGACCACCTCGTCGACGAACGCGACGCGAAGCGGACGGAGCCGGACTTCGTCGACGCCGAGTGA